From the Synergistaceae bacterium genome, the window CGCATTGCTTTGGGGCGAGAACGGGGTTACCGCGGGGGAGCTCCTGCAGACTGTCAGGAACATAAGAAGGCCGTGAGGCAACTCTCCCGGCACAGGGCGGTGAAGTGAAGAGTGGAGCCGAAGCTGAACAGTGACAAAGTGGACCGGATGGACCTCATCCTGAAACAGAGGGCGGAGAGGCTCGCCAAGGAGCCTCCGAAGGGATGGGAGGAACGGAAGGACCTGGTGGAGGTCGTAGAGTTCCGCCTCGGCGACGAGCGCTTCGTGGTCGCCTCGACGAGCGTGGGGGAGGTCCTTCGGTCCGAAGAGCCGTCGGTCGTGCCCTGCACCCCGCCTTACGTCGCTGGGATGGTGAACCTGCGGGGGCGAATAGTAACGGTCATCGATCTCAAGCGCCTGTTCGGGCTGCAGGGCAAGG encodes:
- a CDS encoding chemotaxis protein CheW, which codes for MEPKLNSDKVDRMDLILKQRAERLAKEPPKGWEERKDLVEVVEFRLGDERFVVASTSVGEVLRSEEPSVVPCTPPYVAGMVNLRGRIVTVIDLKRLFGLQGKGKSEERRVVVLRSGDLEVGLLVDSLEGMRNILFGDLRPPLPAMVGAYAAYVIGLEAEGAVVLDGERILRDDSLIVDDRV